From one Solanum lycopersicum chromosome 12, SLM_r2.1 genomic stretch:
- the LOC101266487 gene encoding nucleoid-associated protein At2g24020, chloroplastic-like isoform X2: protein MASTSAFTAGISNLHSFKKPCPNANQVGMWTLSRPGCRKVLDNPRPLQICSLFGGKKDNNEQNNDAPSKAGLFGNMQNLYETVKKAQNVVQVEAVRVQKELALAEFDGYCEGELIKVTLSGNQQPIRTEITEAAMALGPEGALRSITIYEDLCRILKGPLLFFLCRNSHF from the exons ATGGCGTCTACAAGTGCTTTCACAGCTGGGATTTCAAATCTTCATAGCTTCA AAAAACCGTGTCCTAATGCAAATCAAGTTGGTATGTGGACTTTATCAAGACCTGGTTGTCGAAAGGTTTTAGATAATCCCAGACCTCTGCAAATATGTTCTCTGTTTGGAGGAAAAAAGGACAATAATGAGCAGAACAACGATGCTCCTTCAAAG gCAGGTCTTTTTGGCAACATGCAAAACTTATACGAGACAGTGAAGAAGGCGCAAAATGTGGTTCAAGTTGAGGCAGTGCGAGTACAAAAAGAGCTTGCTTT AGCAGAGTTTGATGGATACTGTGAAGGTGAACTAATCAAG GTAACACTGTCTGGAAATCAGCAGCCGATACGCACTGAAATTACTGAGGCTGCCATGGCATTAGGCCCAGAA GGAGCCCTGCGGAGTATCACAATATATGAAGATTTGTGCCGAATCCTTAAAGGGCCTTTACTATTTTTCTTGTGCAGAAACTCTCACTTCTGA
- the LOC101266487 gene encoding nucleoid-associated protein At4g30620, chloroplastic-like isoform X1, producing MASTSAFTAGISNLHSFKKPCPNANQVGMWTLSRPGCRKVLDNPRPLQICSLFGGKKDNNEQNNDAPSKAGLFGNMQNLYETVKKAQNVVQVEAVRVQKELALAEFDGYCEGELIKVTLSGNQQPIRTEITEAAMALGPEKLSLLITEAYKDAHQKSVLAMKERMSDLAQSLGMPAGLGEGFKQ from the exons ATGGCGTCTACAAGTGCTTTCACAGCTGGGATTTCAAATCTTCATAGCTTCA AAAAACCGTGTCCTAATGCAAATCAAGTTGGTATGTGGACTTTATCAAGACCTGGTTGTCGAAAGGTTTTAGATAATCCCAGACCTCTGCAAATATGTTCTCTGTTTGGAGGAAAAAAGGACAATAATGAGCAGAACAACGATGCTCCTTCAAAG gCAGGTCTTTTTGGCAACATGCAAAACTTATACGAGACAGTGAAGAAGGCGCAAAATGTGGTTCAAGTTGAGGCAGTGCGAGTACAAAAAGAGCTTGCTTT AGCAGAGTTTGATGGATACTGTGAAGGTGAACTAATCAAG GTAACACTGTCTGGAAATCAGCAGCCGATACGCACTGAAATTACTGAGGCTGCCATGGCATTAGGCCCAGAA AAACTCTCACTTCTGATTACAGAGGCATACAAGGATGCGCATCAGAAAAGTGTACTG GCAATGAAGGAAAGAATGAGTGATCTTGCTCAGAGTTTGGGAATGCCAGCAGGCCTTGGTGAAGGATTCaaacagtaa
- the LOC101266797 gene encoding uncharacterized protein produces the protein MLEQLLIFTRGGLILWTCKELGNALRGSPIDTLIRSCLLEERSGAASFNYDVPGAAYTLKWTFHNDLGLVFVAVYQKILHLLYVDELLSMVKQEFSEIYDPKRTVYNEFDNVFQQLRKEAEARAEEMKKSKQVSKPVNHNLGKKQGQVQKGIMDGGNQKKSGAESGNDSGDGDKVNSRAMENGNGRSKVSKGNGVVQANGKENRSSDSGAFDVNKLQKLRAKGGKKTDTIVKDSKAEPTKKAKKNRVWDDSPKESKLDFTDPMCENANGNTAVVEAVQGESMMDKEEIVSSDSETEEDEEPGKDSKVEAKKKGWFSSMFQSIAGKANLDKADLEPALKALKDRLMTKNVAEEIAEKLCESVAASLEGKKLGSFTRISSTVQAAMEEALVRILTPKRSIDILRDVHAAKEQGKPYVVVFVGVNGVGKSTNLAKVAYWLQQHKVNVMMAACDTFRSGAVEQLRTHARRLQVPIFEKGYEKDPAIVAKEAIQEANRNGSDVVLVDTAGRMQDNEPLMRALSKLIYVNSPDLILFVGEALVGNDAVDQLSKFNQKLGDLSPSPNPRLIDGILLTKFDTIDDKVGAALSMVYISGAPVMFVGCGQSYTDLKKLNVKSIVKTLLK, from the exons ATGTTAGAGCAGTTACTGATATTCACTAGAGGGGGCTTGATCCTCTGGACGTGTAAGGAGCTTGGAAATGCTCTTAGAGGTTCTCCAATTGACACATTGATTCGTTCATGTCTTTTGGAGGAACGTTCAGGTGCCGCTTCATTTAACTATGATGTACCAGGAGCTGCATACACTCTTAAATGGACGTTTCACAATGATCTGGGGCTTGTGTTTGTTGCTGTGTATCAGAAAATTCTTCATCTATTGTATGTGGATGAATTGCTTTCTATGGTTAAGCAGGAATTCTCAGAGATTTATGACCCAAAAAGAACTGTCTACAATGAATTTGACAATGTATTTCAGCAGCTTAGGAAGGAGGCCGAGGCACGTGCTGAGGAAATGAAGAAATCGAAGCAGGTGAGCAAGCCTGTAAACCATAATCTTGGTAAGAAGCAAGGACAAGTGCAGAAGGGCATTATGGATGGAGGCAATCAAAAAAAGAGTGGTGCTGAATCAGGAAATGATAGTGGAGATGGTGATAAAGTAAATAGTCGTGCCATGGAAAATGGCAATGGGCGTTCTAAAGTTAGTAAGGGAAATGGAGTAGTGCAGGCTAACGGTAAAGAGAACAGAAGTTCTGATTCTGGGGCTTTTGATGTAAATAAGCTACAGAAGCTTAGGGCTAAAGGTGGAAAGAAAACCGATACCATTGTAAAGGATTCCAAGGCAGAGCCTACAAAAAAGGCAAAGAAGAACAGAGTCTGGGATGATTCACCTAAGGAGTCGAAATTGGATTTCACGGATCCTATGTGTGAGAATGCAAATGGAAATACAGCAGTTGTAGAAGCAGTTCAAGGTGAGAGTATGATGGACAAAGAGGAGATTGTGAGTAGTGATAGTGAGACTGAGGAGGATGAAGAGCCAGGGAAAGACAGCAAGGTCGAGGCAAAGAAGAAAGGTTGGTTCTCATCCATGTTCCAGAG TATCGCAGGAAAGGCAAATTTGGACAAAGCTGACTTAGAGCCAGCTTTAAAAGCTCTTAAGGACAGGCTGATGACCAAGAATGTG GCCGAAGAAATTGCTGAAAAGCTTTGTGAATCAGTGGCAGCAAGTTTGGAGGGTAAAAAGCTTGGCTCATTTACAAGAATTTCTTCAACAGTTCAG GCAGCAATGGAGGAGGCCCTTGTTCGGATCTTAACTCCTAAACGTTCCATTGATATCTTGAGGGATGTTCATGCCGCAAAGGAACAGGGGAAACCATATGTTGTGGTTTTCGTAGGAGTAAATGGGGTTGGAAAGTCTACCAATCTTGCGAAG GTTGCTTATTGGCTTCAGCAGCACAAGGTCAATGTTATGATGGCTGCGTGTGACACATTTCGATCTGGAGCTGTAGAGCAGCTCCGTACTCATGCTCGAAGACTTCAG GTCCCCATATTTGAGAAGGGCTATGAGAAGGATCCTGCTATTGTTGCCAAGGAAGCAATCCAGGAGGCTAATAGAAATGGTTCAGATGTCGTTCTTGTTGATACAGCTGGTCGAATGCAG GATAATGAACCACTGATGCGAGCACTTTCGAAGCTTATATATGTGAACAGTCCAGATCTGATCCTTTTTGTTGGTGAGGCACTTGTTGGAAATGACGCTGTTGATCAGTTATCAAAGTTCAACCAG AAACTAGGTGACCTTTCACCCTCACCAAATCCAAGATTGATTGATGGAATTCTCCTTACCAAGTTTGACACCATTGATGATAAG GTGGGAGCAGCGTTGTCCATGGTTTACATATCTGGAGCCCCGGTCATGTTTGTGGGATGTGGTCAGTCTTACACAGACTTGAAGAAGCTGAATGTCAAGTCCATAGTGAAGACCCTCCTCAAATGA
- the LOC101267093 gene encoding probable cyclic nucleotide-gated ion channel 5 → MEALRHSGHATSSPSRSFKRGMRKGSEGLKSIGRSLGFGVSKAVFPEDLKVSEKKIFDPQDKFLLLWNKLFVISCILAVSVDPLFFYLPVFDDKSNCLQIDRKLAVIATTLRTVVDAFYLIHMALQFRTAYIAPSSRVFGRGELVIDPGQIAKRYLRSYFIIDLLAVVPLPQIVAGRFLQRSTGSDVLATKQALLYIILLQYIPRFVRVIPLTSELKRTTGVFAETAWAGAASYLLLYMLASHIVGSFWYLLSVERYDTCWERACSHNTTCQTDFLYCGNQGMTGYNAWSNISESVLNGACPRSGDNPPFDFGIFAQALSSGIVFSMKFVTKYCYCLWWGLQNLSTLGQGLQTSTYPGESLFSIALAILGLILFALLIGNMQTYLQSLTIRLEEMRVRRRDSEQWMHHRLLPQELRERVRGYDQYKWQETRGVDEENIVQNLPKDLRRDIKRHLCLALVKRVPLFANMEERLLDAICEHLKPCLYIENTYLVREGDPVDEMLFVIRGRLESVTTDGGRSGFFNRSLLKESDFCGEELLTWALDPKSGSNLPSSTRTVKALTEVEAFALIADELKFVASQFRKLHSRQVQHTFRFYSQHWRTWAACFIQAAWRRFTKRKLMELQRKEDEEAEALAGASSNSGGASFSIGATFLASRFAANALRGVHKNRNLKSARELMKLQKPPEPDFSEDTD, encoded by the exons ATGGAAGCTTTAAGACATTCTGGCCATGCAACTAGCAGCCCGTCAAGGTCTTTTAAGAGAGGAATGAGAAAAGGATCTGAAGGACTAAAGTCGATTGGTCGATCACTTGGATTTGGTGTCTCTAAGGCAGTATTTCCTGAAGATCTGAAAGTTTCAGAGAAGAAGATTTTTGATCCTCAAGATAAATTCCTTCTCTTGTGGAATAAGCTGTTTGTTATATCATGCATTCTGGCCGTGTCTGTTGATCCGTTGTTTTTCTACCTTCCAGTTTTCGATGACAAGTCAAATTGCCTTCAGATTGATCGAAAGCTAGCTGTGATAGCCACAACTCTTCGTACCGTTGTCGATGCTTTCTATCTTATTCACATGGCACTTCAGTTTCGTACAGCTTATATTGCACCATCCTCTCGAGTTTTTGGAAGGGGTGAACTAGTGATAGATCCTGGACAGATTGCTAAAAGATACTTGCGATCCTATTTTATCATCGATCTTCTTGCTGTGGTTCCCTTGCCTCAG ATTGTAGCTGGGAGATTCCTGCAGAGATCGACAGGTTCTGATGTTCTGGCTACCAAACAAGCTTTGCTCTATATCATTTTGCTCCAGTATATCCCCAGATTTGTCCGAGTTATACCCTTAACGTCAGAATTGAAAAGAACTACTGGTGTCTTCGCTGAAACTGCATGGGCTGGTGCTGCATCCTATTTGCTGTTGTACATGCTTGCTAGTCAC ATAGTTGGCTCGTTCTGGTATTTGCTTTCTGTGGAACGCTATGATACATGCTGGGAAAGAGCTTGTAGTCATAACACAACATGCCAAACTGATTTCTTGTACTGCGGCAATCAAGGCATGACAGGGTATAATGCTTGGAGCAATATCAGTGAATCGGTTTTAAATGGAGCATGCCCTCGTAGCGGTGACAATCCACCATTTGATTTTGGAATTTTCGCGCAGGCTTTGTCATCAGGCATAGTTTTCTCAATGAAGTTTGTGACTAAATATTGCTACTGTTTGTGGTGGGGACTCCAGAATTTAAG TACCCTTGGACAGGGACTTCAAACTAGCACATATCCTGGGGAGTCTTTATTCTCTATTGCACTAGCGATACTCGGGCTCATTCTCTTTGCATTGCTGATTGGTAACATGCAG ACATACCTTCAGTCACTTACTATTCGACTTGAAGAGATGAGAGTTAGAAGGCGTGACTCGGAACAATGGATGCATCACAGATTGCTTCCACAAGAACTTCGAGAACGGGTAAGGGGCTATGATCAGTACAAGTGGCAAGAAACACGTGGAGTGGATGAAGAAAATATAGTTCAGAATTTGCCCAAGGATCTCAGGAGGGATATCAAACGTCATCTTTGTCTGGCTCTAGTGAAGAGG GTGCCTCTATTTGCAAATATGGAGGAGAGATTGCTTGATGCAATTTGTGAGCATCTAAAACCTTGTTTGTACATCGAGAACACTTACCTTGTTCGAGAAGGAGATCCAGTGGATGAAATGCTCTTTGTGATACGAGGGCGCCTTGAGAGTGTGACAACTGATGGTGGGAGAAGCGGTTTCTTCAACCGCAGCTTGTTAAAAGAATCCGACTTCTGTGGAGAAGAACTTCTTACTTGGGCACTAGACCCGAAATCAGGTTCTAACCTCCCATCTTCTACTCGTACCGTGAAAGCTCTGACAGAGGTAGAGGCTTTTGCATTAATAGCAGATGAGTTGAAATTCGTCGCCAGTCAGTTCAGAAAGCTCCACAGTAGACAGGTACAGCACACGTTCCGTTTCTACTCACAGCACTGGAGAACTTGGGCTGCTTGCTTCATCCAAGCAGCATGGAGGCGTTTCACGAAAAGGAAACTTATGGAACTACAAAGAAAAGAGGATGAAGAAGCAGAAGCGTTGGCCGGGGCCAGTAGTAACTCGGGTGGAGCTTCTTTTAGTATTGGGGCAACGTTCTTGGCATCGAGATTTGCAGCTAATGCTCTCCGAGGCGTTCATAAGAATCGAAATCTCAAGTCTGCTAGGGAGCTTATGAAGCTGCAAAAACCTCCAGAACCTGATTTCAGTGAAGATACTGACTGA
- the LAPA1 gene encoding leucine aminopeptidase 1, chloroplastic yields the protein MATLRVSSLFASSSSSLHSNPSVFTKYQSSPKWAFSFPVTPLCSKRSKRIVHCIAGDTLGLTRPNESDAPKISIGAKDTAVVQWQGDLLAIGATENDMARDENSKFKNPLLQQLDSELNGLLSAASSEEDFSGKSGQSVNLRFPGGRITLVGLGSSASSPTSYHSLGQAAAAAAKSSQARNIAVALASTDGLSAESKINSASAIATGVVLGSFEDNRFRSESKKSTLESLDILGLGTGPEIERKIKYAEHVCAGVILGRELVNAPANIVTPAVLAEEAKKIASTYSDVISVNILDAEQCKELKMGAYLAVAAAATENPPYFIHLCFKTPTKERKTKLALVGKGLTFDSGGYNLKVGAGSRIELMKNDMGGAAAVLGAAKALGEIRPSRVEVHFIVAACENMISAEGMRPGDIVTASNGKTIEVNNTDAEGRLTLADALIYACNQGVEKIIDLATLTGAIMVALGPSVAGAFTPNDDLAREVVEAAEASGEKLWRMPMEESYWESMKSGVADMINTGPGNGGAITGALFLKQFVDEKVQWLHLDVAGPVWSDEKKNATGYGVSTLVEWVLRN from the exons aTGGCAACACTAAGAGTTTCTTCATtgtttgcttcttcttcttcatctttgcATTCTAACCCTTCAGTTTTTACTAAATATCAATCTAGTCCCAAATGGGCTTTTTCATTTCCAGTTACACCCTTGTGttcaaaaagaagtaaaagaatAGTTCATTGCATTGCTGGTGATACTCTTGGTCTTACTAGGCCTAATGAAAGTGATGCCCCTAAG ATATCAATTGGTGCTAAAGATACTGCTGTGGTGCAATGGCAAGGAGACTTACTTGCAATAGGCGCGACGGAGAATGACATGGCTAGAGATGAGAATTCTAAGTTCAAGAATCCACTATTGCAACAGCTTGATTCCGAATTGAATGGTTTATTGTCTGCAGCTTCTTCTGAGGAGGATTTTAGCGGAAAGTCTGGACAATCCGTAAATCTCAGGTTTCCTGGTGGAAGGATTACTCTAGTTGGTCTTGGCTCATCAGCATCATCACCTACTTCTTATCACAGTTTAGGACaggctgctgctgctgctgccaAGTCTTCTCAGGCTCGTAATATTGCCGTTGCACTTGCTTCCACCGATGGACTCTCTGCAGAATCGAAGATTAACTCTGCCTCTGCCATAGCAACTG GAGTTGTGCTAGGGTCATTTGAAGATAATAGGTTTAGGTCCGAGTCGAagaaatcaactttggaatCTTTGGATATTCTTGGACTGGGAACTGGACCTGAAATAGAGAGGAAAATCAAGTATGCAGAACATGTATGTGCAGGTGTTATACTCGGTAGAGAGCTCGTTAACGCACCAGCCAATATAGTTACGCCTG CGGTACTTGCTGAAGAGGCTAAAAAGATTGCGTCCACTTATAGCGATGTCATTTCTGTTAACATTTTGGATGCTGAGCAGTGCAAAGAATTGAAAATGGGAGCCTACTTAGCtgttgctgcagcagctactgAAAATCCTCCTTACTTCATCcatttatgttttaaaactCCTACTAAGGAACGCAAAACAAAGTTAGCCTTGGTTGGAAAGGGATTAACTTTTGACAG TGGTGGCTACAACCTCAAGGTCGGAGCTGGTTCGAGGATTGAGCTAATGAAGAATGACATGGGAGGGGCTGCTGCTGTTTTAGGTGCAGCAAAAGCTCTTGGTGAAATTAGGCCTTCCAGAGTAGAG GTGCATTTCATTGTCGCAGCATGTGAAAATATGATCAGTGCAGAAGGCATGAGGCCTGGAGACATTGTCACAGCTTCAAATGGTAAGACAATTGAGGTTAACAATACTGATGCTGAGGGTAGGCTCACACTTGCTGATGCTTTGATATATGCCTGTAACCAAGGTGTTGAGAAG ATAATTGATCTGGCAACATTAACTGGTGCTATTATGGTTGCTCTTGGACCTTCAGTTGCTG GTGCTTTTACACCTAATGATGACCTAGCAAGGGAGGTTGTTGAAGCTGCTGAGGCAAGTGGTGAAAAACTATGGAGGATGCCTATGGAGGAGAGTTACTGGGAGAGTATGAAATCAGGAGTGGCTGATATGATTAACACGGGGCCTGGTAATGGCGGTGCTATAACTGGTGCTCTCTTCCTCAAACAA TTTGTTGACGAGAAGGTTCAGTGGTTGCATCTCGATGTAGCTGGCCCCGTATGGAGCGATGAAAAGAAAAACGCCACGGGTTATGGTGTTTCAACTCTGGTGGAATGGGTGCTGAGGAACTAG